From Sphingomonas hengshuiensis, one genomic window encodes:
- the iolD gene encoding 3D-(3,5/4)-trihydroxycyclohexane-1,2-dione acylhydrolase (decyclizing) yields the protein MIAPATVRLTAGQALVRWMAAQHSEVDGAILPFFGGVWAIFGHGNVAGLGEALAGAPDTLPVFRAHSEQGMAHAAIAYAKAHRRERAMACTSSIGPGATNMVTAAAVAHLNRLPVLFLPGDVFASRRPDPVLQQLEDFGDATVSANDCFRPVSRLFDRITRPEQLIDALPRAMAVLTDAAACGPVTLALCQDVQAEAFDYPEHLFRTRIWHRRRPAPDAGELARLVAAIREARAPLIVGGGGVLYSRAEAALAAFAAATGIPVAETQAGKGALPWDHPQALGGIGVTGTDPANGAARGADLVIGIGTRLQDFTTGSRTLFAPGARLCQVNIALHDAAKHDAIPVLADARVVIEALTAALDGWHVPAAWRSTYLGEVAAWNRALDAATAPDAAMPSDAQVVGAVLAAADPDAVVVCAAGGLPGELHKLWRTRRAGGYHAEYGLSCMGYEIAGGLGVRMAMPDREVIVMVGDGSYMMLNAELATSVALGLPLIVVLVDNRGFGCIDRLQRATAGRAFNNTLEAPVIDFVAHARSLGALAEAVPDVGALGAAMARARAAGRSSVLVIRADPARVTHIGGHWWDVAVAEVSRQPEVQAARSAYDRARDGQGA from the coding sequence TTGATCGCGCCCGCTACCGTCCGGCTTACGGCCGGGCAGGCATTGGTCCGCTGGATGGCGGCACAGCACAGCGAAGTGGACGGGGCGATCCTGCCCTTTTTCGGAGGCGTCTGGGCGATCTTCGGCCATGGCAATGTCGCCGGGCTGGGCGAGGCGCTGGCGGGCGCGCCAGACACGCTGCCGGTGTTTCGCGCGCATAGCGAGCAGGGCATGGCGCATGCCGCCATCGCCTATGCCAAGGCCCACCGCCGCGAGCGCGCAATGGCCTGTACCAGTTCGATCGGGCCGGGCGCGACCAACATGGTGACGGCGGCGGCGGTGGCGCATCTCAACCGTTTGCCGGTGCTGTTCCTGCCCGGCGACGTCTTCGCCAGCCGCCGCCCCGATCCGGTGCTTCAGCAGCTCGAGGATTTCGGCGACGCGACGGTATCGGCGAACGATTGTTTCCGCCCCGTCTCGCGGCTGTTCGATCGCATCACCCGGCCCGAGCAGCTGATCGACGCCCTGCCGCGTGCAATGGCGGTGCTGACCGACGCAGCGGCATGCGGCCCGGTGACGCTGGCGCTGTGCCAGGACGTGCAGGCCGAGGCGTTCGACTATCCCGAGCATCTGTTCCGCACCCGCATCTGGCACCGCCGCCGGCCGGCGCCCGACGCAGGCGAGCTTGCGCGGCTGGTCGCCGCGATCCGCGAGGCGCGCGCGCCACTGATCGTGGGGGGCGGGGGCGTGCTCTATTCCCGCGCGGAAGCTGCGCTGGCGGCGTTCGCTGCGGCTACCGGCATTCCGGTCGCTGAGACACAGGCGGGAAAGGGGGCGCTGCCCTGGGACCATCCACAGGCGCTGGGCGGTATCGGAGTCACCGGGACCGATCCCGCCAACGGCGCGGCGCGGGGTGCCGATCTGGTCATCGGTATCGGCACGCGGCTTCAGGACTTCACCACGGGATCGCGCACGCTGTTCGCGCCCGGAGCCCGACTTTGCCAGGTCAATATCGCGTTGCACGACGCGGCCAAGCACGACGCGATACCCGTGCTCGCCGACGCCCGGGTCGTGATCGAGGCACTGACGGCGGCGCTGGACGGGTGGCACGTTCCGGCGGCTTGGCGTTCCACGTATCTCGGCGAGGTGGCGGCCTGGAACCGGGCGTTGGACGCGGCGACGGCGCCCGACGCGGCGATGCCGTCCGACGCGCAGGTCGTCGGCGCGGTGCTCGCCGCCGCCGATCCGGACGCAGTGGTGGTCTGCGCCGCCGGCGGGCTGCCGGGCGAGTTGCACAAGCTGTGGCGCACACGCCGCGCCGGCGGCTACCATGCCGAATATGGCCTCTCCTGCATGGGCTATGAGATTGCGGGCGGGCTGGGCGTGCGTATGGCGATGCCCGATCGCGAGGTGATCGTGATGGTCGGCGACGGCAGCTATATGATGCTCAACGCCGAACTGGCGACGTCGGTGGCGCTCGGGCTCCCGCTGATCGTAGTGCTGGTCGACAATCGCGGTTTTGGCTGTATCGACCGGCTCCAGCGCGCGACTGCGGGGCGTGCGTTCAACAACACGCTAGAGGCGCCGGTGATCGATTTCGTCGCCCATGCCCGAAGCCTGGGCGCGTTGGCGGAGGCGGTGCCCGATGTGGGGGCGCTCGGCGCGGCAATGGCGCGGGCGCGGGCGGCGGGGCGTAGCAGCGTGCTGGTGATCCGCGCCGATCCTGCGCGCGTCACGCACATTGGTGGCCATTGGTGGGACGTGGCGGTGGCAGAAGTCTCGCGCCAGCCCGAGGTACAGGCCGCCCGCAGCGCCTATGACCGCGCGCGCGACGGGCAGGGCGCATGA
- the iolE gene encoding myo-inosose-2 dehydratase, with amino-acid sequence MTLRWGVSPIAWANDDLPELGGGTTLETILADAQAIGFEGVELGHLFPRDLAVLAPLLARYELALVGGWYGASLLTRDADAEIAAMAPHLDLLARTGAGVVVLAETSNAVHGDRTSRLDGPPRLAASDWASFGGKLDRVAAHVARRGLRLAYHHHLGTVVENGDDLERLLAVTGQGVGITLDTGHAHYGGIDPVAVVRDHPHRIAHVHCKDVRAARHAATAAAGGSFLDGVIAGMFTVPGDGDLDFAPLFSALETAGYNGWIVVEAEQDPAKADPRAYSTLGLKALRAITGRRGA; translated from the coding sequence ATGACGCTCCGCTGGGGCGTCAGCCCGATCGCCTGGGCGAATGACGACCTGCCCGAACTGGGCGGCGGCACCACGCTCGAGACGATTCTGGCGGATGCGCAGGCGATCGGGTTCGAGGGGGTCGAACTGGGGCATCTCTTTCCCCGCGATCTGGCGGTGCTGGCGCCGCTGCTGGCGCGTTACGAGCTCGCACTGGTGGGCGGATGGTATGGCGCGAGCCTCCTGACGCGCGACGCCGATGCGGAGATTGCGGCGATGGCCCCGCATCTGGACCTCCTCGCCCGGACCGGCGCCGGCGTGGTCGTGCTCGCCGAGACGAGCAACGCCGTCCATGGCGACAGGACGAGCCGGCTCGACGGGCCGCCGCGGCTGGCGGCGTCGGACTGGGCGAGCTTTGGTGGCAAGCTCGACCGGGTCGCCGCTCATGTCGCCCGACGGGGGCTGCGGCTGGCCTATCACCATCACCTCGGCACGGTCGTCGAGAATGGCGACGACCTGGAGCGGCTTTTGGCGGTAACGGGGCAGGGCGTGGGGATCACGCTGGACACCGGCCATGCGCACTATGGGGGCATCGATCCCGTCGCAGTGGTGCGCGACCATCCGCACAGGATCGCGCATGTCCACTGCAAGGACGTTCGCGCCGCGCGGCATGCCGCCACCGCGGCGGCGGGCGGCAGTTTTCTTGACGGGGTGATCGCGGGCATGTTCACCGTGCCGGGGGACGGCGACCTCGATTTCGCTCCGCTATTCAGCGCGTTGGAGACGGCGGGCTATAATGGGTGGATCGTGGTCGAAGCCGAACAGGATCCCGCAAAGGCCGATCCGCGCGCGTACAGCACGCTGGGATTGAAAGCGCTGCGAGCGATCACGGGCCGGCGCGGCGCCTGA